Proteins from a genomic interval of Oreochromis aureus strain Israel breed Guangdong linkage group 6, ZZ_aureus, whole genome shotgun sequence:
- the mrpl4 gene encoding 39S ribosomal protein L4, mitochondrial: MLRFSVIFRGRGVAKRFASSLSNESALPPNLLLPTNLVDPDRLKRPPPPADSSLPLLRKCDAAVPAHLTPVQTWVESLERQDSEPLGVAQLHPDVFAVPPRLDILHSVETWQRNYKRISHAHTKVRSEVSGGGRKPWKQKGSGRARHGSIRSPIWRGGGVSHGPRGPTSYYYMLPMKVRVQGLKVALSSKKAQDDLHIVDSLNIPTPDSQYLLDLIRHRHWGESVLIVDVGEDFSENILQATANLKTVNIIPAIGLNVHSMLKHEAIVLTLETVKFLEDKLLWHDERYTPLHPFKLPYSDFP, encoded by the exons ATGCTTCGATTTTCCGTCATATTTCGTGGCAGAGGAGTCGCTAAAAGG TTCGCTTCCTCCCTCTCTAATGAGAGCGCTCTGCCTCCAAACTTACTGCTGCCCACCAACCTCGTGGATCCTGACAGATTAA AGCGTCCACCACCTCCTGCAGACTCCTCTCTGCCTCTTCTGAGGAAGTGTGATGCTGCAGTTCCTGCTCACTTGACCCCTGTGCAGACCTGGGTGGAGTCTCTGGAGAGACAGGACAGCGAGCCGTTGGGTGTGGCTCAACTTCACCCTGATGTGTTTGCAGTTCCTCCGAG GCTTGATATTCTACACAGTGTTGAAACATGGCAGAGAAATTACAAAAGGATT AGTCACGCCCACACTAAAgtcaggtcagaggtcagcggtGGAGGTAGGAAACCCTGGAAACAGAAAGGAAGTGGACGAGCTCGGCATGGAAGCATCCGATCACCCATATGGAGAGGAG GTGGGGTGTCTCATGGACCCAGAGGTCCCACCAGTTACTACTACATGTTACCCATGAAAGTTCGAGTGCAAGGACTCAAAGTGGCGCTGAGCTCCAAGAAGGCTCAG GATGATCTTCACATTGTGGACTCCCTGAACATCCCCACGCCAGACTCTCAGTACCTGCTTGACCTcatcagacacagacactgggGAGAGTCTGTGTTAATAGTGGATGT AGGTGAAGACTTTTCTGAAAACATCCTTCAGGCCACGGCAAACTTGAAGACCGTGAACATCATTCCAGCAATCG GTCTGAATGTCCACAGCATGTTGAAACATGAAGCCATCGTCCTCACTTTGGAAACGGTTAAGTTTCTGGAGGATAAGCTGCTCTGGCACGATGAGCGTTACACGCCTCTCCACCCGTTTAAACTACCCTACTCTGACTTTCCTTAA
- the si:dkey-23f9.4 gene encoding hydrolethalus syndrome protein 1 — protein MDNLDFSEEEIQEQLALLGYKNIPKHRLREFKQDLDELVRRGEWKGLSSSNEINAKSQATTPQPSPPAYTKEKVSPHYFKGTGEAFFLHAGSTDHARKTLINCYNGDYDSYAQHSVAQKLKLPPGAPSRLQVEQDLEDSIHSPLTYSYTSSPDTQGRHFIKRKVLRKHKGQSLVCDESVYSEDSGTASCLEERLAQLYLATSPEQESPESDNEDLDDQSDTQTSESERVSLSAFESYMKGMTRTKSDGDIRPKPKSFIRPVMSQQTIKKTDPVAKYFQYKQLWEMFKLSGEKDRRALRSEIKQRLTYQPPPPKPRRVYVPNTYIVPTEKKRSALRWKIRNDLASGLLPYKCS, from the exons ATGGACAACCTGGATTTCTCAGAGGAGGAAATTCAAGAACAGTTAGCCCTCCTTGGCTACAAAAACATACCAAAGCACAGGCTGCGTGAATTTAAACAAG ATCTGGATGAGCTGGTTCGACGAGGGGAGTGGAAAGGCCTTTCCTCATCAAATGAGATAAATGCCAAATCTCAGGCAACTACACCTCAGCCAAGTCCTCCTGCCTATACCAAAGAAAAGG TTAGTCCACACTACTTTAAAGGCACTGGTGAAGCATTCTTCCTACATGCAGGCAGTACAGACCATGCCAGAAAG ACGCTCATCAACTGTTATAACGGAGACTATGACTCGTACGCTCAACACTCGGTGGCCCAGAAGCTCAAGCTCCCTCCAGGTGCTCCAAGCAGGCTTCAGGTGGAGCAAGATCTTGAGGATAGCATCCACTCACCACTCACATATAGCTATACATCTTCCCCAGACACTCAGGGGAGACACTTCATCAAGAGAAAAGTTCTGAG GAAACACAAAGGACAGTCACTTGTCTGTGATGAATCAGTCTACAGTGAAGACTCAG GTACAGCGAGCTGTCTGGAAGAAAGACTGGCTCAACTTTATTTAGCCACATCACCTGAGCAGGAGTCACCTGAGTCAGACAATGAAGACCTGGACGATCAGAGCGACACTCAGACCTCTGAGAGTGAAAGAGTGTCTTTAAGCGCTTTTGAATCGTACATGAAAGGCATG ACTCGAACTAAGAGTGATGGTGATATAAGGCCAAAACCAAAGTCCT TCATCCGGCCAGTGATGAGTCAACAGACCATAAAGAAGACTGACCCAGTAGCCAA GTATTTCCAGTACAAGCAGCTCTGGGAGATGTTCAAACTttcaggagagaaggacaggaGGGCACTGCGCTCAGAGATTAAG CAACGGCTCACATATCAGCCTCCACCA CCTAAACCTCGGAGAGTTTACGTACCCAACACCTACATCGTGCCAACAGAGAAGAAACGGTCAGCGCTTCGCTGGAAGATCAGGAATGATTTGGCCAGTGGTCTCCTTCCATACAAATGTAGCTAA